From Actinomyces slackii, a single genomic window includes:
- the lysA gene encoding diaminopimelate decarboxylase produces the protein MSAASTGPQALSVPAGEAPLGDLACPEPADRPDLWPTTARRTGDGELEIGGRAVSAILKQAPAPVYVMDEADFRGRAATWAATMAEEFWEGYGMRGGGAFYAGKAFLTTRVARIALEEGLGIDTASRVELAVGLAALKGDDDAPDFPPSRLGLHGNGKTEAEVGVALAHRLGHVVIDSPEEIDHAVAAVRRLRTEGIYAPDERAALMVRLTTGIHAGGHEFISTAHEDQKFGLSIHSGAARAAIDAIIAAPELELRGLHSHIGSQIADPAGFEAAAEAVLRLRHEVAADTGWLCPEIDLGGGLGIAYTGADAPAPSPATLARALAGVVRRVCEELGDEPPYVSVEPGRSIAGPSQVTLYTVTGLKRVELGEGTARLYVSVDGGMSDNLRPALYGAAYTALVANRLPDPQAGLVRSRVVGKHCESGDIVVRDVDLPADLAIGDVLAVPATGAYGRSMAMNYNLFTRPGVAWVREGEQGWVLRPETVEDLLRLEG, from the coding sequence GTGAGCGCAGCGAGCACGGGGCCTCAGGCCCTGAGCGTTCCCGCCGGCGAGGCCCCGCTGGGGGACCTGGCCTGCCCCGAGCCGGCCGACCGCCCCGACCTGTGGCCGACGACGGCGCGGCGCACCGGCGACGGTGAGCTGGAGATCGGCGGGCGAGCCGTCTCAGCCATCCTGAAGCAGGCCCCCGCGCCGGTCTACGTCATGGACGAGGCCGACTTCCGCGGGCGCGCCGCCACCTGGGCCGCCACCATGGCCGAGGAGTTCTGGGAGGGCTACGGCATGAGGGGCGGCGGCGCCTTCTACGCCGGCAAGGCCTTCCTGACCACCCGGGTGGCCCGCATCGCCCTGGAGGAGGGCCTGGGCATCGACACCGCCTCGCGCGTGGAGCTCGCCGTCGGCCTGGCCGCACTGAAGGGCGATGACGACGCACCCGACTTCCCGCCCTCCCGCCTGGGCCTGCACGGCAACGGCAAGACCGAGGCCGAGGTCGGCGTCGCGCTGGCGCACCGGCTGGGGCACGTCGTCATCGACTCCCCCGAGGAGATCGACCACGCCGTCGCCGCCGTGCGCCGCCTGAGGACCGAGGGCATCTACGCCCCCGACGAGCGGGCGGCCCTCATGGTGCGCCTGACCACCGGTATCCACGCCGGTGGCCACGAGTTCATCTCCACGGCCCATGAGGATCAGAAGTTCGGGCTGTCCATCCACAGCGGCGCCGCCCGCGCCGCCATCGATGCGATCATCGCCGCGCCCGAGCTGGAGCTGCGGGGCCTGCACTCGCATATCGGCTCCCAGATCGCCGACCCGGCGGGATTCGAGGCCGCCGCCGAGGCCGTGCTGCGCCTGCGGCACGAGGTCGCCGCGGACACCGGCTGGCTGTGCCCGGAGATCGACCTGGGCGGAGGGCTCGGCATCGCCTACACCGGCGCCGATGCGCCCGCGCCGTCGCCTGCGACGTTGGCCCGCGCCCTGGCGGGCGTGGTGCGGCGCGTATGCGAGGAGCTGGGCGATGAGCCCCCGTATGTCTCGGTGGAGCCCGGGCGCTCCATCGCCGGGCCGTCGCAGGTCACGCTGTACACGGTGACCGGCCTCAAGCGCGTCGAGCTGGGGGAGGGGACCGCCCGCCTCTACGTGAGCGTGGATGGCGGCATGTCGGACAACCTGCGCCCGGCCCTCTACGGGGCGGCCTACACGGCCCTGGTGGCCAACCGCCTGCCCGACCCCCAGGCCGGTCTGGTGCGCTCGCGCGTGGTGGGCAAGCACTGCGAGAGCGGGGACATCGTCGTGCGCGACGTGGACCTGCCCGCCGACCTGGCCATCGGCGATGTGCTGGCGGTTCCGGCGACCGGCGCCTACGGGCGCTCCATGGCCATGAACTACAACCTCTTCACCCGCCCCGGCGTGGCCTGGGTGCGCGAGGGGGAGCAGGGCTGGGTGCTGCGGCCTGAGACCGTGGAGGACCTCCTGCGCCTGGAGGGCTGA
- the argS gene encoding arginine--tRNA ligase has protein sequence MTPEELSAAIRTVLSQACAEGSLSLPEAEIPEPRVERPRNRDHGDWATNVAMQLAKRAGTNPRALAELLSPRLAEVDGVASVEIAGPGFLNIRLDAASAGELARSVVEAGRAYGRNDSLSGQHINLEYVSANPTGPVHLGGARWAAVGDSLARILAACGARVTREYYFNDHGGQIDHFANSLLASARGQATPENGYGGAYIAEIAARVTADEAAAGRPDPAGLPDAEAAEVFRAGGVALMFDSIKAELHAFRSDFDVFFHEDSLHTSGAVDRAIAKLRERGAIYDHEGAIWLRTTDFGDDKDRVLIKSDGNAAYFAADLAYFLDKRERGADCAIYLLGADHHGYVGRMMAMCAAFGDTPEVNMQIIIGQFVNLVKDGAPVRMSKRAGTIVTMEDLVEAVGVDAARYALARSSMDSTIDIDLDLLASSSNDNPVYYVQYAHARTCSVARNAAEHGVSRDAGFDPAALDDPADSALLGVLAQYPATVAQAAGLREQHRVARYLESLAAAYHTWYGSTRVTPRGDDAVTPGHVARLWLNDAVGQVLANGLDLLGVSAPERM, from the coding sequence GTGACCCCAGAAGAGCTCTCCGCAGCAATCCGCACCGTTCTGAGCCAGGCCTGCGCCGAGGGCTCCCTGAGCCTGCCCGAGGCCGAGATCCCCGAGCCTCGCGTGGAGCGCCCCCGCAACCGCGACCACGGCGACTGGGCCACCAATGTCGCCATGCAGCTGGCCAAGAGGGCGGGCACCAACCCGCGCGCCCTGGCCGAGCTGCTCAGCCCCCGCCTGGCCGAGGTCGACGGCGTCGCCTCGGTGGAGATCGCCGGGCCCGGATTCCTCAACATCCGCCTGGACGCCGCCAGCGCCGGCGAGCTCGCCCGCAGCGTCGTGGAGGCCGGCCGGGCCTACGGGCGCAACGACTCCCTGAGCGGCCAGCACATCAACCTCGAGTACGTCTCGGCCAACCCCACCGGCCCGGTCCACCTGGGCGGGGCCCGCTGGGCCGCCGTCGGCGACTCCCTGGCCCGCATCCTGGCCGCCTGCGGGGCGAGGGTCACCCGCGAGTACTACTTCAACGACCACGGCGGCCAGATCGACCACTTCGCCAACTCCCTGCTCGCCTCGGCCCGCGGGCAGGCGACCCCGGAGAACGGCTACGGCGGCGCGTACATCGCTGAGATCGCCGCGCGCGTGACCGCCGACGAGGCCGCCGCCGGCCGCCCCGACCCCGCCGGCCTGCCGGACGCCGAGGCCGCCGAGGTCTTCCGCGCCGGGGGCGTGGCTCTCATGTTCGACTCCATCAAGGCCGAGCTGCACGCCTTCCGCTCGGACTTCGACGTCTTCTTCCACGAGGACTCCCTGCACACCTCCGGGGCCGTGGACCGGGCGATCGCCAAGCTGCGCGAGCGCGGCGCCATCTACGACCATGAGGGCGCGATCTGGCTGCGCACCACCGACTTCGGGGATGACAAGGACCGCGTGCTCATCAAGTCCGACGGCAACGCCGCCTACTTCGCCGCGGACCTGGCCTACTTCCTGGACAAGCGCGAGCGCGGCGCCGACTGCGCCATCTACCTGCTCGGCGCCGACCACCACGGCTACGTGGGCCGCATGATGGCCATGTGCGCAGCCTTCGGGGACACCCCCGAGGTCAACATGCAGATCATCATCGGCCAGTTCGTCAACCTCGTGAAGGACGGGGCCCCGGTGCGCATGTCCAAGAGGGCCGGCACGATCGTCACCATGGAGGACCTGGTGGAAGCCGTGGGCGTGGACGCCGCCCGCTACGCCCTGGCCCGCTCCTCCATGGACTCCACGATCGACATCGACCTGGACCTCCTGGCCTCCTCCAGCAACGACAACCCCGTCTACTACGTCCAGTACGCCCACGCCCGCACCTGCAGCGTGGCGCGCAACGCCGCCGAGCACGGGGTGAGCCGGGATGCCGGATTCGACCCTGCGGCCCTCGACGACCCGGCCGACTCCGCCCTCCTGGGGGTCCTGGCCCAGTACCCGGCCACGGTCGCCCAGGCCGCCGGGCTGCGCGAGCAGCACCGGGTGGCCCGCTACCTGGAGTCCCTGGCCGCGGCCTACCACACCTGGTACGGCTCCACGCGCGTGACCCCGCGCGGGGACGATGCCGTCACCCCGGGGCATGTGGCGCGCCTGTGGCTCAACGACGCCGTGGGCCAGGTCCTGGCCAACGGCCTGGACCTGCTGGGCGTCAGCGCCCCGGAGAGGATGTGA
- a CDS encoding iron ABC transporter ATP-binding protein yields the protein MISINRVSKSYGRSLVLDDVTVDLPAGGITCLIGPNGAGKSTLLSIIARLLGADAGTVSVAGLDVTRADTRELARTMAVLRQDTHLAVRLTVRDLVSFGRFPHNGGRPSRADRDAVAKAISWMDLDDLAERRLDEMSGGQRQRAFVAMVLAQDTPYVLLDEPLNNLDMTHATAMMRRLRAAADELGRTIVVVLHDVNYASCWADSILALRDGAIAAHGSPEEIMDTAVLETIYGWAIPIHELDGRRVAMYYA from the coding sequence GTCTCCAAGAGCTACGGGCGCTCACTGGTCCTCGACGACGTCACCGTCGACCTGCCCGCCGGCGGGATCACCTGCCTGATCGGCCCCAACGGCGCGGGCAAGTCCACCCTGCTGTCCATCATCGCCCGCCTGCTGGGCGCCGACGCCGGCACCGTCAGCGTGGCGGGCCTGGACGTCACCCGGGCCGATACCCGCGAGCTGGCCCGCACCATGGCCGTCCTGCGCCAGGACACGCACCTGGCGGTGCGCCTGACGGTGCGCGACCTGGTGTCCTTCGGCCGCTTCCCCCACAACGGGGGCCGCCCCTCCCGGGCCGACCGCGATGCCGTGGCCAAGGCCATCTCCTGGATGGATCTGGACGACCTGGCCGAGCGGCGCCTCGATGAGATGAGCGGAGGTCAGCGCCAGCGGGCCTTCGTGGCCATGGTCCTGGCCCAGGACACGCCCTACGTGCTGCTCGACGAGCCCCTCAACAACCTGGACATGACCCATGCCACCGCCATGATGCGCCGGCTGCGCGCTGCCGCCGACGAGCTAGGGCGCACCATCGTCGTCGTCCTGCACGACGTCAACTACGCCTCCTGCTGGGCGGACTCGATCCTGGCCCTGCGTGACGGCGCCATCGCCGCTCACGGCAGCCCCGAGGAGATCATGGACACGGCCGTGCTGGAGACGATCTACGGCTGGGCCATCCCCATCCACGAGCTCGACGGGCGGCGAGTGGCCATGTACTACGCCTGA